TCATCTTCAACATCGACGAGCACGCCAAGGTGATGGTGAAGGACATCCTCCTGCTGGGCGCGGAGAAGGTCCCCGCCTCCCGACTCAAGGACGTGATGCTCACCAAGGAGGGCGGCTACCTCTCCTTCCTCACCGGCGAGGGCACCTACCGCGAGGAGGTGTTCCAGCGCGACCTGGCCGTCATCCAGGCCACCTACTACGACGAGGGCTTCATCAACGTCCGGGTGGACAAGCCCACCGTCTCGCTCTCCGCCGACAAGCGCTACATCTTCATCACCATCCGGGTGACCGAGGGCGAGCGCTACAACATCGGGAACATCGACTTCTCCGGTGACCTGGTGGTGTCCAAGGAGGAGCTGGCCAAGCAGATGCGCTCCTCGACGGGCCAGAACTTCAGCCGCGCGCAACTGGGCCAGGACATCCAGGCGTTCACGGACGTCTACTACGACCGTGGTTACGCCTACGCCAACATCAACCCCGTCACCGCCGTCAACGCGGAGACGAAGACGGTGGACCTGACCTTCGACGTGCAGAAGGGTCCGCAGGTCTCCATCGAGCGCATCGACGTCGTCGGCAACACCAAGACGCGCGACAAGGTCATCCGCCGCGAGCTGCGCGTCTACGAGGGTGAGCTCTACAGCGGCACCGGCGTGCGCCGCAGCAAGGAGCGCGTCACGGCGCTCGGCTTCTTCGAGACGGTGGAGGTGACGCAGAAGCCCGGCAGCAGCCCGGACACCATCGTCATCCAGGTGGAGGTGAAGGAGAAGGCCACCGGTACCTTCCAGGTGGGTCTCGGCTTCTCCAACGTGGAGAGCTTCATCTTCACGGCCCAGGTGTCGCAGAACAACTTCCTCGGCTGGGGCCAGAGCGTGTCGGCCTCGGCGCAGATCTCCAGCCTGCGCTCGCTCGTCCAGCTGTCGTTCTTCGACCCGTACTTCCTGGACACCAACTTCCTGCTCTCCGCGGACTTCTTCCGGGTGGAGGCGGAGTACGACGACTTCGTCCGCCAATCGACCGGTGGCAGCCTGTCCCTGGGCTACCAGGTCCTCGAGGACCTGCTCGTCAACGTGGGCTACTCGCAGGAGCACGTGAACGTGCAGGCCGCGGAAGGCCTGGGCGGCGTGCTGTTGGCCAACCGCTTCCTGAGCGGCGTGACGAGCTCGGTGCGCCTGTCCGTCACCTACGACAAGCGCAACAACCGCCTCTTCCCCTCCCAGGGCTTCATCCACTACGGCTCGGTGGAGTACGCGCCCAGCTGGCTCGGCGGCTCGTTCCTCTTCTCCCGCTACTCGGCCTACTCGCGCCTCTACTTCCCGCTGCCCCTGGGTGCCGTCTTCAAGACGAACGCCACCATCGGCTACATCCAGCAGCTGGATGCCAACCGCCCGCTGCCCATCTCGGAGCTCTACTACCTGGGTGGCATCAACTCGGTGCGTGGCTACGCGCTGCGCACCATCAGCCCCTCGCTGCTGGCGCCGCGCTCGGCCTCGCCGGACGCCGCCATCCAGCGGCTCGACGTGGGTGGCAACAAGCAGTTCATCCTCAACGTCGAGCTGGAGTTCCCCATCGTCGAGAAGGCCGGCATCCGTGGCGTGCTCTTCTACGACGCGGGCAACGCCTTCGCCGTCAACGAGAACTTCTTCGAGAGCAACCAGAACAGGACCCTGCCCCTGGGGCTCTTCCACTCGGTGGGTTTCGGCTTCCGGTGGTTCTCGCCGGTCGGTCCCCTGCGCTTCGAGTGGGGAATCCCGCTCACGAAACGTCCGGAAGACCAGGCCCTCCTGTTCGAGTTTACGATCGGCAATTTCTTCTGATAGGTCGTCCGCCCGGTCCACGAGCGGCCGTCTTCACGGCCGTTTGAAGATGGACTGGAACGGGACGTCTGAGTTTCAAACTTCCCCCGAGGAGCTGTCGCACATGTCGCTTCGAAGCAAACTGTCGGTTCTGGCCCTTGCCCTCTCGCTTGCCGTGCCGACCCTGGCCGCGGCCGCCGACCTGAAGGTCGCGTACGTGGACTACCAGCGCGTCCTGCTCGAGGTGGATGACGGCAAGGCCGCCAAGGTCCGTCTCCAGAAGTGGCTGGAGTCCCGCCAGAAGGAGATCGACTCCCAGCAGGAGGCCCTCCGCAAGGAGAAGGAGACGCTGGACAAGCAGGCCAGCGCCATGAGCGAGGAGACGCGCATCCAGAAGGCCACCGACCTGCAGAAGAAGGTCTACGAGCTCGCCCAGAAGTGGGAGCAGAGCCGCGGTGAGGCCGCCGAGAAGGAGCGCAAGGAGATGGAGCCCATCATCGCGAAGATCGACGAGGTCATCGGCAAGATCGCCGAGCGCGACGGGCTGAGCATGGTCTTCGAGAAGCGCGACTCCGGTCTGGTCTTCGCCCTCAGCCAGTTCGACCTGACCAACGAGGTCATCCGCACCTACAACACCTCCAAGGGCAAGGCCAGCGCTCCGAAGGACGCCCCGGTCGCCAAGGACGCCCCCAAGAAGTAGGCCTTCTCCCGTGCAAGCACCCACCCCCCGCCGGCTCGGGGAGCTCGCCGCCCATGTGGGCGGTGAGCTCGTCGGAGACGCCGGCCTGTTGATCACCGGCCTCAACGGGCTCTCCGAGGCCGTGCCTGGCGAGCTCTCCTTCTACGGCAACCCGCGCTATCGCCGGCAGTACGAGGCCTCGCGGGCCTCCGCCGTGCTGGTGGGTCCGGACACGGACGTCCGCGAGGGCGTGTCGCTCGTGCGGGTGGTCAATCCGCACCTGGCCTTCGCGAAGCTCTCCAGCCTCTTCCACCCCCGGCCGTCGTACGTGGCGGGAGTGCGGCCCGGCGCGCACGTGCACTCCGAGGCGCGCGTGCACCCGGAGGCGGCGGTGATGGCTGGTGCCACGGTGGAGAAGAACGCCACCGTTGGCGCCCGCGCGGTGCTCTTCCCCGGCGCCTACGTGGGCGAGGGCGCGAGCATCGGCGAGGACAGCCTGCTGTACCCCAACGTCACGGTGCGCGAGCACTGTCAGGTGGGGGCGCGCGTCATCCTCCACGCCTCGAGCGTGGTGGGCGCGGACGGGTTCGGCTTCGCCTTCAACCCGGAGGGCGAGAGCGGGCCGGAGCACTTCAAGGTGCCCCAGGCCGGCATCGTCCGCATCGAGGACGACGTGGAGGTGGGGGCCTGCACCACCATCGACCGGGCGACGATCGGCGAGACGGTCATCGGCCGCGGGTCGAAACTCGACAACCTGGTGCAGATCGCCCACAACGTGAAGGTGGGCCCGCTGTCGCTCATCTGCGCGCAGGCGGGCGTGTCCGGCTCGGCGGAGCTGGGCACGGGCGTGGTCCTGGCGGGGCAGGTGGGCGTGGTGGGTCACATCCGGGTGGGAGACCTGGCCAAGGTCGGCGCCCAGTCCGGGGTGGCGCACGACGTGGAGGACGGACAGGTGGTGAGCGGCAGCCCGGCCATGCCACACAGAGAGTGGTTGCGCATGTCGGCCGCACTCGGGCAGATCAGCGATCTGCTCAAGGAAGTGCGTACCCTGCGTCGCAGGGTCGAGACGCTCGAGAAGAAGGAGAAGGGCGGATGATGGACATCCAGGAGATCCAGCAGTTGCTGCCCCACCGCTATCCGTTCCTTCTGGTGGATCGGGTGGTGGAGATCGTTCCGGGCCAGAAGATCACGGCCTACAAGAACGTCACGATGAACGAGCCCTTCTTCAACGGCCACTTCCCCGGTCACCCGGTGATGCCGGGGGTGCTCATCCTGGAGGCGATGGCGCAGGTGTCGGCCATCCTCGCCTACAAGACGGCGCAGATGGACCCCACGAAGATGGTGTCGTACCTGATGAGCGTGGATGGCGCCCGCTTCCGCAAGCCGGTGGTGCCGGGAGACCGCCTCCTGTTGACCGTCGAGGTGGTCCGCCACAAGGGCGCCATCTGGAAGACGAAGGGGACGGCCACGGTGGACGGGGTGAGGGTGGCCGAGGGCGAGTTCATGGCCACCGTGGTGGACAAGGACAAGAACAAGGACACGGGCGGCTCGGAGCCCGAGGCGTCCTGAGCAGGCGAGGAGGCTCACCATGGCGCAGGTTCACCCCACGGCGGTGGTCCATCCCGGTGCTCGCCTCCACGAGACGGTGGAGGTCGGCCCCTACGCCGTCATCGGCGAGAAGGTGACGATTGGCGCGGGCTCACGCGTGGGCCCCCACGTCGTCATCGACGGTCGCACCACGCTGGGCGAGCGCAACGTCATCCATCCGTTCGCCTCGGTGGGCGGGGCCCCGCAGGATTTGAAGTACGCGGGCGAGGACACCCAGCTCATCATCGGCAACGGCAACACCATCCGCGAGTCCGCCACGCTCAACATCGGCACGGTCGGTGGGGGCGGCGTGACGCGGGTGGGCAACAACAACCTCTTCATGGCCTACAGCCATGTGGCCCATGACTGCCTGGTGGGCAACGGCTGCGTCGTGGCCAACAGCGTGGCGCTGGCCGGGCACGTCCAGGTGGAGGACTTCGTCATCCTCGGAGGCCTGTCCGCGGTGCACCAGTTCACCCGGCTGGGCAAGCACGCCTTCATCGCGGGTGGCTCCATGGTGACCATGGACGTGCCCCCGTACTGCACGGCGCAGGGAGACCGGGCGGAGCTGGCCGGCCTCAACGTGGTGGGCCTTCAGCGGCACGGCTTCAACGAGGAGCAGATCGGCCGCATCAAGGAGGCCTACAAGGTGCTCTTCCGCTCGAAGCTGCAGCTGGCGGAGGCCCTGGCCCGGCTGAAGACGGACATGGGCGGCCACCCGGAGATCGACTACCTGGTGGACTTCATCAGCCAGAGCAAGCGCGGCCTGACGCGCTGACGTGACCGTGGAGCGCATCGGCCTCATCGCGGGCAACGGACGGTTGCCCTTCCTGTTCGCGAGCGCGGCCCGGGAGCAGGGGCTGGAGGTGGTCGCTGTCGCCCATCGCGGCGAGGCGGATCCGGCCCTGGAGGCCGAGGTCGCCGAGCTGACGTGGGTCCGGCTGGGGCAGGTGGACCGCATCGTCCGCGCCTTCTCCAAGGCGGGCGTGAAGCGGGCGGCGATGGCCGGAGGGATCGGCCGGGTGCGCGCGTTCACGGAGGCGAGGCCGGACCTGGGCGCGGTGCGCATCATCTCCCGCCTGCGCAGCTTCCGGGACGACGCGCTGCTGCGCGCGGTGGCGGACTACTTCGAGTCCCATGGCATCACCATCGTGGCCCCCACGGACTGGCTGGCGCAGGCGCTGTGCCCCGCGGGCCACCTGGCGGGCCCCGTGCTGAACGCGGCGCAGGAGAAGGACGTGGCGCTGGGGCGCGAGGTGGCCCTGCTGCTGGGCCAGGCGGACGTGGGGCAGACGGTGGTGGTGCGGGGTGGCCACGTGCTCGCGCTGGAGGCCGTGGAGGGCACGGACGAGGCCATCCGCCGGGGCGGCAAGTACGGCGGGGCGGGGGCCGTGGTGGTGAAGCGCTGCAAGCCGGGGCAGGACCTGCGGTTCGACCTGCCGGCGGTGGGGCCTCGCACCCTGGAGGTCATGCAGGAGGTGGGGGCGAAGGTGCTCGCGCTGGAGGCGGGCAAGACGGTGCTGCTGGACGCGCCGGAGCTCTTCCGGGCGGCCGACAAGGTGGGCATCACCCTCGTCGGCGTGTCCTGAGGCCCTCCCGTCCGCCCACGAGTGCCTGCCTCCCCGCCGTCCAGGGAGAGGCCCACGAGGAGGGTCGTCAATCCTTGGCCCTGTGTGGAATGCTCGCAGCCCAAGGGCCTGTTCCGGACACTGCTCCGGGACCCGACCCGGGTTCGCGTTGCACGAGGGGCGCGGCCCGGACAGGGTGTGCCTCGGCCCGGAGGTGACCACCCCGCATGAACACCCGCCTGCTCCTGCTGTGTCTGACCCTGTCTCCCCTGTGCGCGCTCGCGGACGCGGTGCGCGTGTCGCTCCAGCCCCGGGCCGCGGTCGGAAAGGGCCTGCCCGCCTTGCAGGTGCACATCGAGGAGCCCATCGCCGGCTTCGAGCTGAAGCTGAAGCGGGGTGACGGCCACGAGGTGCGGGTGAAGGGCGGCGGCGAGCCGGGCGTGACGCGCACCCTCTCGTTGGAGCAGCCCGAGGGCCGCTTCCACTACGAGGGCGAGCTGGTGGTGCGCTTCCCGGACTCCCAGGAGGCCTCGATGCCGCTGTCCTTCGACACGGAGCTGCTCGGGCCTCCCCAGCTGACGGTGGCGCCGGAGGACGTGGACGTGGCGGGGCGCAAGCTGCGCTTCAGGCTGTCCCGGCCCGCCTCGCGCGCGCAGGTGACGGTGCTGATGGACACCGGCGAGAAGGCCTTCGACGGCGAGGTGCCCTTCCAGAACGCTCCCGCGGGCACGCCGCTCGAGGTGAAGTGGCCAGCGGCGGAGGGCCGGGTGCTGAGCATCTCGATCAAGGCCTTCGACACCTCGGAGTTCTACAGCATCGTGGACCTCTTCCCCTGGCGGGTGGAGAT
This is a stretch of genomic DNA from Archangium violaceum. It encodes these proteins:
- the bamA gene encoding outer membrane protein assembly factor BamA — protein: MPGRVLAQADEGTPPASVPPAALPSVPPAPGADTPAPPADREVREGEVVDIRVEGNRRVEAEAVRRALRTKVGQVFDEARTAEDLRAVWALGYFSDVQLLTQQLPNGGIAYVVRVQERPSIRAVKLAGNEELSQDDLKEAIEVKALSILDLDVVRRTQKKIQEKYVDKGYFLAEVNYKINPVENGQVDVIFNIDEHAKVMVKDILLLGAEKVPASRLKDVMLTKEGGYLSFLTGEGTYREEVFQRDLAVIQATYYDEGFINVRVDKPTVSLSADKRYIFITIRVTEGERYNIGNIDFSGDLVVSKEELAKQMRSSTGQNFSRAQLGQDIQAFTDVYYDRGYAYANINPVTAVNAETKTVDLTFDVQKGPQVSIERIDVVGNTKTRDKVIRRELRVYEGELYSGTGVRRSKERVTALGFFETVEVTQKPGSSPDTIVIQVEVKEKATGTFQVGLGFSNVESFIFTAQVSQNNFLGWGQSVSASAQISSLRSLVQLSFFDPYFLDTNFLLSADFFRVEAEYDDFVRQSTGGSLSLGYQVLEDLLVNVGYSQEHVNVQAAEGLGGVLLANRFLSGVTSSVRLSVTYDKRNNRLFPSQGFIHYGSVEYAPSWLGGSFLFSRYSAYSRLYFPLPLGAVFKTNATIGYIQQLDANRPLPISELYYLGGINSVRGYALRTISPSLLAPRSASPDAAIQRLDVGGNKQFILNVELEFPIVEKAGIRGVLFYDAGNAFAVNENFFESNQNRTLPLGLFHSVGFGFRWFSPVGPLRFEWGIPLTKRPEDQALLFEFTIGNFF
- a CDS encoding OmpA family protein — protein: MNTRLLLLCLTLSPLCALADAVRVSLQPRAAVGKGLPALQVHIEEPIAGFELKLKRGDGHEVRVKGGGEPGVTRTLSLEQPEGRFHYEGELVVRFPDSQEASMPLSFDTELLGPPQLTVAPEDVDVAGRKLRFRLSRPASRAQVTVLMDTGEKAFDGEVPFQNAPAGTPLEVKWPAAEGRVLSISIKAFDTSEFYSIVDLFPWRVEIPHEEINFPSGSAEVPAGERRKLDASHALIADAVSRYGRLAQMRLYILGHTDTVGETAANRELSLKRARGIAAYLRKKGLKLPIFYEGFGEQSPRVPTPDETDEPGNRRAEYILAVEPPALSSTPFPPQWRKL
- the lpxD gene encoding UDP-3-O-(3-hydroxymyristoyl)glucosamine N-acyltransferase, with amino-acid sequence MQAPTPRRLGELAAHVGGELVGDAGLLITGLNGLSEAVPGELSFYGNPRYRRQYEASRASAVLVGPDTDVREGVSLVRVVNPHLAFAKLSSLFHPRPSYVAGVRPGAHVHSEARVHPEAAVMAGATVEKNATVGARAVLFPGAYVGEGASIGEDSLLYPNVTVREHCQVGARVILHASSVVGADGFGFAFNPEGESGPEHFKVPQAGIVRIEDDVEVGACTTIDRATIGETVIGRGSKLDNLVQIAHNVKVGPLSLICAQAGVSGSAELGTGVVLAGQVGVVGHIRVGDLAKVGAQSGVAHDVEDGQVVSGSPAMPHREWLRMSAALGQISDLLKEVRTLRRRVETLEKKEKGG
- the fabZ gene encoding 3-hydroxyacyl-ACP dehydratase FabZ — its product is MDIQEIQQLLPHRYPFLLVDRVVEIVPGQKITAYKNVTMNEPFFNGHFPGHPVMPGVLILEAMAQVSAILAYKTAQMDPTKMVSYLMSVDGARFRKPVVPGDRLLLTVEVVRHKGAIWKTKGTATVDGVRVAEGEFMATVVDKDKNKDTGGSEPEAS
- a CDS encoding OmpH family outer membrane protein, translated to MSLRSKLSVLALALSLAVPTLAAAADLKVAYVDYQRVLLEVDDGKAAKVRLQKWLESRQKEIDSQQEALRKEKETLDKQASAMSEETRIQKATDLQKKVYELAQKWEQSRGEAAEKERKEMEPIIAKIDEVIGKIAERDGLSMVFEKRDSGLVFALSQFDLTNEVIRTYNTSKGKASAPKDAPVAKDAPKK
- the lpxA gene encoding acyl-ACP--UDP-N-acetylglucosamine O-acyltransferase codes for the protein MAQVHPTAVVHPGARLHETVEVGPYAVIGEKVTIGAGSRVGPHVVIDGRTTLGERNVIHPFASVGGAPQDLKYAGEDTQLIIGNGNTIRESATLNIGTVGGGGVTRVGNNNLFMAYSHVAHDCLVGNGCVVANSVALAGHVQVEDFVILGGLSAVHQFTRLGKHAFIAGGSMVTMDVPPYCTAQGDRAELAGLNVVGLQRHGFNEEQIGRIKEAYKVLFRSKLQLAEALARLKTDMGGHPEIDYLVDFISQSKRGLTR
- a CDS encoding LpxI family protein, with amino-acid sequence MERIGLIAGNGRLPFLFASAAREQGLEVVAVAHRGEADPALEAEVAELTWVRLGQVDRIVRAFSKAGVKRAAMAGGIGRVRAFTEARPDLGAVRIISRLRSFRDDALLRAVADYFESHGITIVAPTDWLAQALCPAGHLAGPVLNAAQEKDVALGREVALLLGQADVGQTVVVRGGHVLALEAVEGTDEAIRRGGKYGGAGAVVVKRCKPGQDLRFDLPAVGPRTLEVMQEVGAKVLALEAGKTVLLDAPELFRAADKVGITLVGVS